From Drosophila yakuba strain Tai18E2 chromosome 2L, Prin_Dyak_Tai18E2_2.1, whole genome shotgun sequence, one genomic window encodes:
- the LOC6526346 gene encoding uncharacterized protein LOC6526346, translating to MDNIEEATEAAFKRLQAIIPQVKQAYEEAIGQIFSDLNSSDLESCASILEAHESTSLDTEQIVSSTRRLMTKVVLDVNQCFFSGNDVETKLTTLEMLKEQFAPHEGKNWNFNCLSPEELTRPLRMHNLDLSIKFMEKQLQIQERDLEIAMTKSIANRNRIDDINAERVRVGCMMKEQMAEYQDIKPRLLEVERLMNDSYLQQGM from the exons ATGGATAATATTGAAGAGGCAACCGAAGCAGCCTTCAAACGGCTTCAGGCGATCATTCCCCAGGTGAAGCAGGCCTACGAGGAAGCCATTGGACAAATTTTCTCGGACTTAAA CTCCTCAGATCTTGAATCCTGCGCCTCCATCCTCGAGGCGCACGAATCCACAAGCCTGGACACAGAGCAAATAGTCAGCAGCACCCGGCGGCTCATGACCAAGGTTGTCCTGGATGTGAACCAGTGCTTCTTCTCCGGCAACGACGTGGAGACCAAGCTGACCACACTGGAGATGCTGAAGGAACAGTTTGCCCCCCACGAGGGCAAGAACTG GAACTTCAACTGCCTGTCTCCCGAGGAACTCACTCGCCCGCTGCGCATGCACAACTTGGACCTGAGCATCAAGTTCATGGAGAAACAGCTGCAGATCCAGGAAAGGGATCTCGAG ATTGCTATGACCAAAAGCATTGCAAATCGAAATCGTATAGATGATATCAACGCCGAACGAGTAAGAGTGGGATGTATGATGAAGGAGCAGATGGCCGAGTACCAGGACATAAAGCCACGGTTATTGGAAGTTGAACGGCTGATGAATGATTCGTATTTGCAGCAAGGAAtgtaa
- the LOC6526347 gene encoding probable ATP-dependent RNA helicase DDX28, translating to MLNLSVVLRVQTARQTATYATAAAVATAKTQAKPPKAKSSRDKAKKQKEEPLISCRRKEFDLTRYERTDAKFGSLALASKGWLHNKSKGDFFILNASVQGEELQQEMQAVDEFLASTGMSIHPQLLENLRVELGIKLLTGIQKQGMPIVHGKEHCLIAAETGCGKTLTYLLPIVDKLLQREEVTERKLNTPRVLILTPGRELATQIAGVTEKLTQGTNLKVQALLGGNTKQLMMNPQFAEVDILVATLGALSKLVTTGIYRMEQVRHLVLDEADTLLDDTFTDKLTYFLRRFPFHLVQKEDAGTQMILASATMPTNTREILHKVIDVDTIREVVSPHLHRLMPHVTQKFLRMSKADRPATLLSLVKQDIVKRRPLIVFSNKSTTSDFVSIFLNNSGVNCLNLNGDMLMKIRLGRFEQFQNGHCDVLSTTDVGSRGLDTTRARHVVNFDFPLHVSDYIHRCGRIGRVGNMDKALVSNLISSRREIDVVQRIEHAARTGGLLPNVNANIRNIINKRIVAEMKAAGIPVPPLGSQNGHPAQEEAF from the exons ATGCTGAACTTGTCCGTGGTGCTCCGGGTGCAAACCGCCCGCCAAACGGCTACATATGCCACAGCAGCGGCGGTGGCGACAGCTAAGACGCAAGCGAAGCCCCCAAAGGCGAAGTCCTCGAGGGACAAGGCGAAAAAGCAGAAGGAGGAGCCCCTAATCTCGTGCAGAAGAAAAGAGTTCGATTTGACCCGATATGAGCGGACAGATGCCAAGTTTGGGAGCCTTGCGCTGGCCTCCAAGGGCTGGCTGCACAACAAATCCAAGGGAGACTTCTTCATTCTGAATGCCAGCGTGCAAGGTGAGGAACTGCAGCAGGAAATGCAGGCCGTCGATGAGTTCCTCGCCAGCACGGGGATGAGCATTCACCCACAACTCCTAGAGAACCTGCGAGTCGAGCTGGGCATCAAACTACTGACAGGAATCCAAAAGCAAGGAATGCCCATTGTCCATGGAAAGGAGCACTGCCTGATTGCCGCCGAAACTGGGTGCGGAAAAACTCTCACTTATCTCCTTCCCATCGTGGACAAACTCCTCCAGAGGGAAGAGGTCACCGAGCGAAAACTCAACACTCCCCGTGTCCTGATCCTCACGCCCGGCAGAGAACTAGCCACGCAGATTGCTGGAGTCACGGAGAAGCTCACCCAGGGCACCAATCTCAAGGTGCAAGCCTTACTTGGCGGCAATACCAAGCAGCTCATGATGAACCCACAGTTCGCGGAGGTGGACATACTGGTGGCCACTCTGGGGGCACTTAGCAAACTAGTGACCACAGGCATCTATCGCATGGAGCAGGTTCGACACCTGGTTCTAGACGAAGCGGACACCCTGCTAGATGATACGTTCACGGACAAACTCACCTACTTCCTTAGGAGATTTCCC TTCCACTTGGTGCAAAAAGAAGATGCTGGCACCCAGATGATCCTGGCCTCGGCCACCATGCCCACGAACACCAGGGAGATCCTTCACAAAGTCATCGACGTGGACACCATCCGGGAGGTGGTAAGTCCGCACCTGCACCGTCTGATGCCTCATGTGACGCAGAAGTTCCTGCGCATGTCGAAGGCCGATCGACCCGCCACACTTCTGTCGCTCGTGAAGCAAGATATTGTCAAGCGTCGCCCCCTAATCGTCTTTAGCAACAAATCCACCACCAGTGACTTCGTTTCCATTTTCCTGAACAACAGCGGAGTGAACTGCTTAAATCTGAATGGGGATATGCTGATGAAGATCCGTCTGGGTCGATTCGAGCAATTCCAAAACGGCCACTGTGACGTCCTCTCCACCACCGATGTAGGAAGTCGTGGCCTGGACACCACTCGAGCACGACATGTGGTGAACTTTGACTTCCCGCTGCATGTCTCCGACTACATCCATCGATGTGGCAGGATCGGGCGGGTGGGCAACATGGACAAGGCGCTAGTCTCGAACCTGATATCATCGCGCCGCGAAATCGACGTCGTCCAGCGGATTGAGCACGCAGCTCGAACAGGTGGACTTCTGCCGAATGTGAATGCCAACATCCGAAACATTATCAACAAGCGTATTGTGGCAGAGATGAAGGCTGCGGGTATTCCCGTACCGCCTTTGGGGTCTCAAAATGGACATCCAGCTCAGGAAGAAGCCTTTTAG
- the LOC6526348 gene encoding uncharacterized protein LOC6526348: MKTSGAGNPDELNKSSHSKVSKKSTKSRSKSAKLELTGKNSLSASASSSSVSVVSGGVAVGSLPATPTHLNMVTTPTTPTSSLGNYNLFDASFAVAGSGGHGLAGGIAGSEASGNSSRMGHQKSYAGFDPRSIKIFWEQHDQTDVELSQDVCARLAEDASYKVWELINNVKIYSRHSGGVVTYDLVNEVLKDADVPPMLGAMDSDWDRIDYDGSFYFHSDKIFELSAEFQKEINLCTPDDADFQSICPVEDKHTDQLRQCVQSLVTAALFADSKSQTAAVCHAFQTPLMGSIYRVIVSKMVQLLAFKQQDHLSQRCWRLLRACNYNATANHNACRPEYFNLAEVLVSQLMAPYETIKAPPVDPDPAQTTSIKMEFEEELKVEPEQCPNPETQENPDVMEVDKQEQDPQMFPGENTMEHTIYKLQSEEEEVNPQPETEHLSSYFASPVGNGLVDELCETIGQLASQSGYLQAECLFLIKRRLARFFEGRHVSSERDFRYISRAVRGLIALGEYAFREFIPYIYKLQVEEIPDSLWPDLAPAAIFLGGRDDVYLYEWLEHGCGAALQPFMVHYAQAYEKMVTRRYVKAKQPAYRIESVPGVRRLEWSTLAAAMCHGDDPSKALKPKPTLCEAFPDLQSPNLQLNCAGNIRFKFAGCRPVLLKPKVSTAPHSADSPSSTANGGAGGGASSDILIAKRKLFKPLTNVRKWSPISGYHYLRI; the protein is encoded by the exons ATGAAAACCTCTGGGGCCGGCAATCCTGACGAGCTGAACAAGTCATCGCACAGCAAGGTCAGCAAGAAGTCCACCAAATCGCGATCCAAGTCGGCGAAATTGGAGTTGACTGGGAAGAATTCCCTTTCGGCATCCGCATCATCCTCCTCCGTTTCCGTAGTCAGCGGGGGCGTTGCAGTGGGCAGTCtgccggccacgcccacccaccTAAACATGGTGACAACGCCCACCACGCCAACATCCAGTCTCGGTAACTACAATCTGTTCGACGCCTCCTTTGCGGTTGCAGGAAGCGGTGGGCACGGACTCGCTGGCGGCATCGCGGGCTCAGAAGCCTCCGGCAACTCAAGTCGAATG GGTCACCAGAAGAGCTATGCTGGCTTTGATCCGCGCAGCATTAAGATCTTTTGGGAGCAGCACGACCAGACCGATGTGGAACTGTCCCAGGATGTTTGCGCCCGTTTGGCGGAAGATGCCTCCTACAAAGTCTGGGAGCTGATCAAT AATGTCAAAATATACTCTCGCCACTCGGGCGGAGTGGTAACCTACGATCTAGTAAACGAAGTGCTTAAGGATGCTGATGTGCCGCCCATGCTGGGTGCGATGGACAGCGACTGGGATCGGATCGACTATGATGGCAGTTTTTACTTTCACTCGGATAAGATCTTCGAACTGAGCGCGGAGTTTCAGAAGGAAATTAATCTGTGCACACCCGATGATGCAGACTTTCAGAGCATCTGTCCCGTGGAGGATAAGCACACGGATCAGCTAAGGCAGTGCGTCCAGAGTCTGGTTACGGCAGCCCTTTTTGCGGACAGCAAATCCCAGACGGCCGCCGTCTGCCATGCTTTTCAGACGCCCCTGATGGGATCTATCTACCGTGTGATAGTGAGTAAGATGGTCCAGTTGCTGGCCTTTAAGCAGCAGGACCATTTGAGCCAGAGATGCTGGCGACTGCTCCGTGCATGCAACTACAACGCCACTGCTAATCACAATGCCTGCCGGCCGGAGTACTTCAACCTGGCGGAGGTACTTGTCAGTCAGCTAATGGCGCCCTACGAAACCATTAAGGCTCCACCTGTCGATCCAGATCCAGCCCAAACCACCTCCATCAAAATGGAGTTTGAAGAAGAACTTAAGGTTGAGCCTGAGCAGTGCCCTAATCCGGAAACTCAGGAAAATCCGGATGTCATGGAAGTCGATAAACAGGAGCAGGACCCGCAAATGTTTCCGGGTGAAAACACAATGGAACACACAATCTACAAGCTGCAATCGGAGGAAGAAGAAGTGAATCCCCAGCCGGAGACAGAACACCTGTCCAGCTACTTCGCCAGTCCAGTCGGCAATGGTCTGGTGGACGAGCTGTGCGAAACTATTGGGCAACTGGCATCTCAAAGTGGCTACCTACAAGCAGAGTGCCTGTTCTTGATCAAAAGACGCCTAGCGAGATTCTTCGAGGGCCGGCATGTTTCCAGTGAAAGAG ACTTTAGGTATATCAGTAGAGCAGTGCGTGGGCTTATTGCCCTCGGAGAATATGCCTTTCGTGAGTTTATTCCCTACATCTACAAACTTCAAGTCGAGGAAATCCCGGATAGCCTGTGGCCGGATCTGGCTCCCGCTGCCATCTTCCTCGGCGGCCGTGATGACGTATACCTGTATGAATGGCTGGAGCACGGATGCGGTGCTGCTCTGCAGCCCTTCATGGTCCACTATGCGC AAGCCTATGAAAAGATGGTAACTAGGCGGTATGTGAAGGCCAAACAACCCGCTTACAGGATTGAATCAGTGCCGGGAGTGCGTCGGCTGGAATGGAGTACTCTTGCGGCAGCTATGTGCCATGGGGACGATCCTAGCAAGGCACTCAAACCGAAGCCTACTCTCTGCGAGGCTTTTCCTGACCTCCAGTCACCAAATCTTCAGCTTAACTGCGCGGGCAACATTCGCTTTAAGTTCGCAGGCTGCCGCCCGGTGCTGCTGAAGCCGAAGGTTTCGACTGCTCCCCACTCGGCAGACTCGCCTTCGTCGACAGCAAACGGGGGTGCCGGCGGCGGTGCCAGCTCCGATATTCTGATCGCCAAACGAAAACTCTTCAAGCCGCTGACGAACGTGAGAAAGTGGTCGCCCATCAGTGGCTATCACTACCTGAGGATCTGA
- the LOC6526349 gene encoding peroxisome assembly protein 12: MAEAANVRQNLQNVPSIFEISAAETLDNLIYPALSKIFDYFGLRLDFKLWGSLRIQEELSPLLTWLLQYLYLRKRASSFGESFYGLQRTVTSTGDLLNRRHQIASATLLTFMPYVERKLRSRITRHEETSPWEQRLLSAFHAFHAAKAAHTFLYLVKYASNHSPIFRLLGLTLRYPSEPPKEDQWTYVVLKMLEVLAFFLQFVQWWYSNDQRRKVGGTLINPEAMPRKQLPKEVQQSLPQSGECPVCLLSIQTPTACSVSGYVFCWKCIVSHMKEHGTCPVTQYPISLDDLVRIYET; encoded by the coding sequence ATGGCAGAAGCCGCCAATGTGCGCCAGAACCTCCAGAATGTGCCGTCAATCTTCGAAATTTCGGCGGCAGAGACGCTGGACAACCTGATTTACCCGGCACTGAGCAAGATATTCGACTACTTCGGACTGCGCCTGGACTTTAAACTCTGGGGGAGTCTGAGGATTCAGGAGGAGCTGTCCCCGTTGCTGACTTGGCTGCTGCAGTACCTGTACCTGCGAAAGAGAGCCTCCTCCTTCGGGGAGAGCTTCTACGGATTGCAAAGAACGGTCACAAGCACAGGGGACCTGCTGAACCGCAGGCATCAGATCGCCTCTGCCACACTGCTAACTTTCATGCCTTACGTGGAGCGGAAGCTTAGGAGCAGGATCACCAGGCACGAGGAGACTAGTCCTTGGGAGCAACGCCTCCTAAGCGCATTCCATGCTTTCCATGCCGCCAAGGCGGCACACACATTCCTTTACCTCGTGAAGTACGCCTCAAACCACTCCCCCATCTTCAGACTGTTGGGCCTGACCCTTCGCTATCCCAGCGAACCTCCCAAGGAGGATCAGTGGACCTATGTGGTCCTCAAAATGCTTGAGGTCCTGGCCTTCTTCCTCCAGTTTGTCCAGTGGTGGTACTCCAACGACCAGCGGCGCAAAGTGGGTGGAACCCTGATTAATCCGGAAGCGATGCCAAGAAAGCAGCTGCCCAAGGAAGTGCAGCAGAGCCTTCCACAGAGTGGAGAATGCCCGGTCTGCCTGCTGTCCATCCAGACGCCCACTGCCTGCTCCGTATCCGGCTACGTCTTTTGCTGGAAGTGCATCGTTAGCCACATGAAGGAGCACGGCACCTGCCCGGTCACCCAGTATCCCATCAGTCTGGACGACCTGGTGCGCATCTACGAGACGTAA
- the LOC6526350 gene encoding post-GPI attachment to proteins factor 2: MKHFVEDQAKLLPSSIKDLQARRHFRIPVGPPLALGLLQMPVGMAYNLVMAITTDFQSTTYTSCHAFNIFPTTSAAAKSQHKVWAVVCWLEFPFLIASAWLHIRFYRRNLPRPVRSFGCLMAIVMAVSSFSMLLWGNFAQEDGDSLLHIGIALSLFGSCAIYMAGSFVCAKYYMRERSGQMHDELSLRLKSGLVLTYYTWVVIMWIFYFVHQKFCLPLAYSVFGIGEFISCECFFIYLSTVYFDFYHVYIYYDQRLGFFLSEL, encoded by the exons ATGAAGCACTTTGTGGAGGATCAAGCCAAGTTGTTGCCCAGTTCCATCAAGGACTTGCAAGCGAGGCGGCATTTCCGCATCCCAGTTGGTCCACCTCTCGCGCTGGGACTTTTGCAGATGCCCGTTGGCATGGCATACAACCTGGTGATGGCCATCACCACGGATTTCCAGTCCACCACGTATACCTCCTGTCATGCCTTCAACATCTTTCCCACTACATCGGCGGCTGCCAAGTCTCAGCACAAAGTTTGGGCTGTGGTTTGCTGGCTGGAATTCCCATTTCTCATTGCCAGTGCATGGCTGCATATCCGCTTCTATCGGAGGAATCTGCCCAGGCCGGTGCGTAGTTTCGGTTGCCTGATGGCCATCGTTATGGCTGTCAGTAGTTTCAGTATGCTGCTATGGGGCAACTTTGCCCAAGAGGATGGCGACTCATTGCTGCACATAGGCATTGCCTTGTCGCTATTCGGATCGTGTGCCATTTACATGGCAGGTTCCTTTGTGTGCGCCAAGTACTATATGCGCGAAAGGAGTGGGCAGATGCATGATGAACTCTCCTTGCGGCTGAAGAGCGGCCTGGTGCTCACCTACTACACGTGGGTGGTGATCATGTGGATCTTTTACTTTGTACACCAGAAGTTTTGCCTTCCCTTGG CCTACTCCGTGTTCGGTATAGGCGAGTTCATCTCCTGCGAGTGCTTCTTTATTTATCTGAGCACGGTCTACTTTGACTTCTACCACGTCTACATATACTACGATCAACGTTTGGGTTTCTTCCTCAGCGAGTTGTAA
- the LOC6526351 gene encoding post-GPI attachment to proteins factor 2 has translation MLPTYERFTDPKSVFFRLPFARLALVALSLPLGGFFFCVIWSLTFDFVRSTYTHCDVTNYLPSVSAAIGNYEPQKTVWRLAIFLHLPLRLAVAKIYLEHYREHIRRSRRLLGILACVLNVVEDLALFCLSFWTSADHYETHRNAFVVFIACSECYMLVSYLLNRNIRKTVLLPHEEKSLRYKRNLFLVNVISFGMAGYCFVRHNSHCEAGVYTFFALFEYIVVLTNMGFHMTSYWDFYALNVVCDAKHGLYLSQS, from the exons ATGCTGCCTACTTACGAGCGCTTCACTGATCCCAAAAGCGTTTTCTTCCGGCTTCCCTTCGCGAGATTGGCACTGGTGGCTCTTAGTTTGCCCCTAGGTGGCTTCTTCTTCTGCGTGATTTGGTCTCTGACCTTTGACTTCGTGAGGAGCACTTACACCCACTGCGATGTGACCAACTATCTGCCCTCCGTCTCGGCGGCCATTGGGAACTATGAGCCCCAAAAAACCGTCTGGAGACTGGCCATCTTCCTGCATTTACCTCTCCGTTTGGCAGTGGCCAAAATCTATTTGGAGCACTACCGGGAGCATATCCGCCGAAGCAGAAGATTGCTGGGCATCCTGGCCTGCGTCTTGAATGTCGTGGAGGATCTCGCCCTCTTCTGCTTGTCGTTTTGGACCTCGGCGGATCACTACGAGACCCACAGGAACGCGTTTGTGGTGTTCATTGCCTGTTCCGAGTGCTATATGTTGGTTTCCTACCTGCTGAACAGGAATATCCGCAAGACCGTGCTCTTGCCGCACGAGGAGAAGTCGCTGAGGTACAAGAGGAATCTGTTCTTGGTGAATGTGATTTCCTTTGGCATGGCAGGATACTGCTTCGTGAGACACAACTCACACTGCGAGGCGGGAG TCTACACATTCTTCGCGTTGTTCGAGTACATCGTAGTGCTGACCAACATGGGTTTTCACATGACTTCCTACTGGGACTTTTACGCCCTGAACGTGGTGTGCGATGCCAAGCACGGCCTTTACCTATCACAATCGTAG
- the LOC26536409 gene encoding cleavage and polyadenylation specificity factor subunit 4, giving the protein MDILLANVSGLQFKAERDLIEQVGAIPLPFYGMDKSIAAVCNFITRNGQECDKGSACPFRHIRGDRTIVCKHWLRGLCKKGDQCEFLHEYDMTKMPECYFYSRFNACHNKECPFLHIDPQSKVKDCPWYKRGFCRHGPHCRHQHLRRVLCMDYLAGFCPEGPSCKHMHPHFELPPLAELGKDQLHKKLPTCHYCGELGHKANSCKQYVGSLEHRNNINAMDHSGGHSGGYSGHSGHSEGGDDMQSNHHNQSHGPGFVKVPTPLEEITCYKCGNKGHYANKCPKGHLAFLSNQHSHK; this is encoded by the coding sequence ATGGACATCCTTTTGGCCAATGTGAGTGGGCTGCAGTTCAAGGCGGAGCGGGATCTCATCGAGCAGGTGGGCGCCATTCCGCTGCCTTTTTACGGCATGGACAAGTCCATTGCGGCAGTCTGCAACTTCATCACGAGGAACGGCCAGGAGTGCGACAAGGGAAGTGCCTGCCCCTTCCGACACATTCGCGGCGACAGGACGATCGTGTGCAAGCATTGGCTGAGAGGACTGTGCAAAAAGGGCGACCAGTGCGAGTTCCTGCACGAGTACGACATGACCAAGATGCCCGAGTGCTACTTCTACTCGAGGTTCAACGCCTGCCACAACAAAGAGTGCCCCTTTCTGCACATCGATCCCCAGAGCAAGGTTAAGGACTGCCCCTGGTACAAGAGAGGCTTCTGCCGCCACGGTCCCCACTGCCGGCACCAGCATCTGCGGCGTGTCCTGTGCATGGACTACCTGGCGGGCTTCTGTCCCGAAGGCCCCTCCTGCAAGCACATGCATCCCCACTTCGAGCTGCCCCCCCTGGCGGAGCTGGGTAAGGATCAGCTGCACAAGAAACTGCCCACGTGCCACTATTGCGGCGAACTGGGCCACAAAGCCAACTCGTGCAAACAGTATGTGGGCAGCCTGGAGCACCGCAACAATATCAACGCTATGGACCACTCCGGCGGACATTCAGGCGGGTACTCTGGACACTCCGGTCATTCCGAGGGCGGCGATGACATGCAATCCAATCACCACAATCAGTCGCATGGACCCGGGTTCGTCAAGGTGCCCACGCCCCTGGAGGAGATCACCTGCTACAAGTGCGGTAACAAGGGTCACTACGCCAACAAGTGTCCCAAAGGCCACTTGGCCTTTCTCTCCAACCAACATAGTCATAAGTAG
- the LOC6526352 gene encoding integral membrane protein 2B produces the protein MTILGKLRGEPTDQEKVPLPMNLNDEALMHHGSLIAPKVAYSDNEADTESMVFNRPQHHCLKSFLLFLIAVVVMLLGVLGGWTLYRAYAPSHSSMRYHALCEIPYPEDSMEMARVYPRTVEPFALNWRSLLPEFAQPIPNSGSLDESFFREDIELDGDSDEEGYARVDVPDFKDGRRGRFMHDFKENQSAIIDTTTGRCFIMPLDRDTTLPPTSFVDLMKKMSTGYYNIDTERVRRQMRVVMPRITDVSLISERIANECFDMKVYMMEKFVSGVSKRSADPLPESAKYAEFMGKGVVEYDLANIAEVEAYEANEASQHA, from the exons ATGACAATTCTTGGAAAACTGCGTGGAGAGCCCACGGACCAGGAGAAGGTGCCTCTGCCCATGAACCTCAACGACGAGGCCCTCATGCACCATGGCTCCCTAATCGCA CCCAAGGTCGCCTACAGCGACAATGAAGCCGACACGGAATCCATGGTTTTCAACCGGCCACAGCACCATTGCCTCAAGTCCTTTCTGCTGTTCCTGATCGCCGTGGTCGTGATGCTCCTGGGTGTCCTGGGCGGATGGACCCTGTACCGAGCCTATGCTCCTTCGCACAGCAGCATGCGCTACCATGCCCTGTGCGAGATTCCTTATCCGGAGGACTCGATGGAGATGGCGCGGGTGTACCCGCGCACCGTGGAACCCTTCGCCCTGAACTGGCGCTCCTTGCTGCCCGAGTTTGCCCAACCGATTCCCAACAGTGGATCGCTGGACGAGAGCTTCTTCCGCGAGGACATCGAACTGGATGGCGACAGCGATGAGGAGGGCTACGCACGGGTGGATGTTCCGGACTTCAAGGATGGACGCCGAGGTCGCTTCATGCACGACTTCAAAGAGAACCAGTCGGCTATCATCGACACCACAACCGGGCGGTGCTTCATCATGCCTTTGGATCGGGACACGACCTTGCCCCCGACCAGCTTCGTGGATCTCATGAAGAAGATGAGCACTGGGTACTACAACATAGATACGGAGCGCGTGCGACGGCAGATGCGCGTGGTCATGCCCCGCATCACCGACGTCTCGCTTATCTCGGAGCGGATTGCCAACGAGTGCTTCGATATGAAGGTTTACATGATGGAAAAGTTCGTCTCGGGCG TCTCGAAGCGATCGGCTGATCCGCTGCCGGAGTCTGCCAAGTACGCCGAGTTCATGGGCAAGGGCGTCGTCGAGTACGACCTGGCCAACATCGCCGAGGTGGAAGCCTACGAGGCCAACGAGGCTAGCCAACATGCCTGA
- the LOC6526353 gene encoding RCC1-like G exchanging factor-like protein, translated as MILGYMVFTGNTMLKTQRIVLGISRSYTAKAKRIVLAQDKTKIKEYSPKTTDNHEHRVYVWGFQETGALGIQTNVKKAKERYTEMVHHPTRLQFSNNNEITDVAAGYGFTAYAVKRDDGETLFGSGLNTDSQLGFQVKGNPNDPANLDVIIYPTAIKLPRVQGETDEDMRVKNMSAGRAHLVVLTQNGTIFTLGNNSYGQCGRSIIEEERYSKSALIHRISQEDICGKEDEVVQVECGQDHSMFLTKKGRVYTCGWGADGQTGQGNYHTAGQITLIGGDIEKEKIVRLSCSSDCVLALNEAGDAFGWGNSEYGQLDDSELAETQINIPRALKLTKSLGKIKDVAAGGSFCMALNDQGLVYTWGFGILGFGPFVEQTSKPQHLLPPLFGRNDFSNETTVVSIGCGVFHMGAVNSDGDLFMWGKNRFGHLGLGHKKDQFFPFKTAINGKVTKVAYGVDHTIALCKSFF; from the coding sequence ATGATTTTGGGTTACATGGTCTTTACCGGGAATACCATGCTGAAAACCCAGAGAATTGTTCTCGGCATCAGCAGATCGTACACTGCCAAGGCGAAAAGAATTGTGCTGGCGCAGGACAAGACGAAGATCAAGGAGTACTCGCCGAAAACGACGGATAACCATGAGCACCGAGTTTACGTCTGGGGCTTTCAGGAAACCGGAGCCCTCGGCATTCAAACCAACGTGAAGAAGGCCAAGGAACGCTACACGGAGATGGTACATCATCCGACTCGATTGCAGTTctccaacaacaacgaaatcACAGACGTTGCTGCCGGGTACGGATTCACCGCATACGCCGTAAAAAGAGATGACGGAGAGACGCTTTTTGGCAGTGGTTTGAACACCGACTCCCAGCTAGGTTTCCAGGTGAAGGGAAATCCCAATGATCCGGCCAACCTGGACGTGATCATCTATCCCACTGCCATTAAACTGCCGAGAGTCCAGGGAGAAACTGATGAGGACATGCGTGTGAAGAACATGTCGGCGGGTAGAGCTCACCTGGTGGTTCTCACCCAGAATGGAACCATTTTCACCCTGGGAAACAATTCCTACGGCCAATGTGGACGCTCCATCATCGAGGAAGAGCGGTACAGCAAGAGTGCCCTGATCCACAGAATATCGCAGGAAGATATATGCGGCAAGGAGGATGAGGTGGTTCAGGTGGAGTGCGGCCAGGATCACAGTATGTTCCTGACCAAAAAGGGACGCGTTTACACCTGTGGCTGGGGTGCGGATGGACAAACAGGGCAGGGAAACTACCACACCGCTGGGCAGATAACCCTGATCGGAGGAGAtatagaaaaggaaaagatTGTGAGGCTCAGCTGCTCCTCGGACTGCGTTTTGGCCCTCAACGAGGCGGGCGATGCCTTTGGCTGGGGCAACTCGGAGTACGGACAGCTAGATGACTCTGAGCTGGCCGAAacccaaataaatattccaaGAGCTCTCAAACTAACAAAGTCCCTCGGAAAAATCAAGGATGTGGCTGCGGGAGGCTCATTTTGCATGGCTCTCAATGACCAGGGTCTAGTGTACACCTGGGGCTTTGGCATCCTCGGTTTCGGGCCCTTCGTGGAGCAAACATCAAAGCCACAGCATCTTTTGCCGCCTTTATTCGGACGCAATGACTTCAGCAACGAAACCACTGTAGTTTCCATCGGATGCGGAGTATTTCACATGGGCGCCGTCAACTCGGATGGAGACCTCTTTATGTGGGGCAAGAACAGATTCGGGCATCTGGGACTGGGTCACAAGAAGGATCAGTTCTTCCCCTTCAAGACGGCCATCAATGGAAAGGTCACCAAAGTGGCCTACGGAGTGGACCACACCATCGCCTTGTGCAAGTCGTTCTTCTAG